A single Ignavibacteriales bacterium DNA region contains:
- a CDS encoding transposase, which yields MVGTDDKGQCLYADGGYDGMAIREMLTRKGIIPMIKDAARKNKFLTPKQEKRNKRISKVRARVEHVFASIKQRTNGLVLRCIGLVRAKAMIAFQNLTYNMERYAFLVK from the coding sequence TTGGTTGGTACCGATGACAAAGGGCAATGTCTCTATGCAGATGGTGGCTATGATGGTATGGCTATCCGTGAAATGTTGACACGTAAAGGAATAATTCCCATGATTAAAGATGCTGCAAGAAAGAATAAATTTCTCACGCCTAAACAAGAAAAGAGAAACAAACGAATCTCAAAAGTACGGGCAAGAGTGGAACATGTCTTTGCGAGCATAAAACAGCGGACCAATGGATTAGTACTCCGATGCATTGGCTTAGTCAGAGCCAAAGCCATGATTGCCTTTCAAAATCTGACCTACAATATGGAGAGGTATGCTTTCCTGGTCAAATGA